Proteins encoded together in one Leptospira bourretii window:
- a CDS encoding hydrogenase-4 subunit G codes for MNFLYELKSFIFPKNVLNFNTASPVHPASRGIPVPTKKMQEGSGNLSESAKVCPTKAIRIVSDSEVQFDYGKCLQCGLCTERSEGKLRDSGFIYTFALNREELKVTYLSGRMKKVSDLPFPLTANQKQFQNLTKKRGFLYREVAAAGNNTVESELNASFNSVFDSEREGVRCVASPKHADAIVFSGPVGQKMAAPLETAWEVMAEPKALIACGTEAVSGGLYPMGKLPKEPDLYISGDPPRPDVILQGFRLLMGRFSFQFQEALHKILENEK; via the coding sequence ATGAATTTTCTATATGAACTAAAAAGTTTTATTTTCCCAAAGAATGTATTAAATTTTAATACAGCTTCTCCTGTCCATCCTGCAAGCAGAGGAATTCCTGTTCCTACTAAAAAGATGCAAGAGGGTTCTGGAAATTTATCTGAATCGGCAAAAGTGTGTCCGACAAAAGCAATCCGCATAGTATCAGATTCGGAAGTCCAATTTGACTATGGTAAATGTTTGCAATGTGGACTTTGTACAGAACGTTCGGAAGGAAAACTACGCGATTCAGGTTTTATTTATACGTTTGCCTTAAATCGTGAGGAATTGAAAGTCACTTACCTTTCCGGCCGAATGAAAAAAGTAAGTGACTTACCTTTTCCACTGACTGCAAATCAAAAACAATTTCAGAACTTAACCAAGAAACGAGGTTTCCTCTATCGTGAAGTGGCAGCAGCTGGAAACAATACGGTTGAGTCAGAGCTAAATGCTTCTTTCAATTCAGTTTTTGATTCGGAAAGAGAAGGGGTTCGTTGTGTGGCAAGTCCCAAACATGCCGATGCCATTGTGTTTTCTGGCCCAGTTGGTCAGAAAATGGCAGCACCTTTGGAAACTGCTTGGGAGGTAATGGCAGAACCTAAAGCACTCATCGCTTGCGGAACAGAAGCAGTGAGCGGTGGTTTGTACCCAATGGGTAAGTTACCGAAAGAACCGGATCTCTATATTTCAGGAGATCCCCCTAGACCAGACGTCATTTTGCAAGGTTTTCGTCTTTTAATGGGAAGATTTTCCTTCCAGTTTCAAGAGGCGCTTCACAAAATTTTAGAGAATGAAAAATAA
- a CDS encoding HDOD domain-containing protein, translating to MATVEEYLSQIKDLTIVPPVLLSVLSLDDDNELSFGELEKKVQSDQVLVARLLKLANSPFFSRGNPVANMKQVITRLGFKTVRSMVAMSMTDSLFSQGNYKKFRDEVWDHSVAKGIFAQILCEEKKLKKEAELAITCGLMQDLGRIVLNAIDRKKYVEVLTEFQTSDVSLISLEKKTFGVDSYEIGSAAAKVWKMPNIIISSIEDLSKPVAEQTVLGQIIGFAGVIAKATGHGKQEPGMEEKFEDYKLTLGLEIEDKKEFLTTKDQKLKSNELYQFCSTL from the coding sequence ATGGCAACTGTTGAAGAATATCTTTCCCAAATCAAAGACCTGACGATTGTACCGCCAGTCTTACTTTCCGTACTTTCCCTAGATGATGACAATGAACTTTCCTTTGGGGAGTTGGAGAAAAAAGTCCAGTCTGACCAAGTGCTTGTAGCAAGACTTTTGAAACTGGCGAACTCACCTTTTTTCTCCAGAGGCAACCCCGTTGCGAATATGAAACAGGTCATCACTCGTTTGGGATTCAAAACAGTACGCAGTATGGTGGCGATGTCAATGACCGACTCGCTTTTTAGCCAAGGAAATTATAAAAAATTCCGAGACGAAGTTTGGGATCATTCCGTTGCAAAAGGAATCTTCGCACAAATTCTTTGTGAAGAAAAAAAATTAAAAAAAGAAGCGGAACTTGCCATCACATGTGGTCTTATGCAAGATCTCGGACGAATCGTACTCAATGCCATTGACCGAAAAAAATATGTGGAAGTTCTCACTGAATTCCAAACTTCAGATGTAAGTTTAATTTCCTTAGAGAAAAAAACTTTTGGTGTAGATTCTTATGAAATAGGAAGTGCTGCAGCCAAAGTATGGAAAATGCCAAATATTATTATTTCATCAATAGAAGATTTATCTAAACCAGTTGCAGAACAAACAGTTCTTGGTCAAATCATTGGATTTGCAGGTGTGATTGCAAAAGCCACAGGACACGGAAAACAAGAACCTGGTATGGAAGAAAAATTCGAAGATTACAAATTAACTCTTGGTTTAGAGATTGAAGATAAAAAAGAATTTTTAACTACAAAAGATCAAAAACTAAAATCAAACGAATTATACCAGTTCTGTAGTACTCTTTAG
- a CDS encoding adenylate/guanylate cyclase domain-containing protein: MDLEKEEIVRVLVLEPQKKSYDTISQLLSEWFGDYIELTWRSVFENGAQEIKKAQYDLLITEIQFPELEDSPESILEMIMDLAGPSELPVVVFTKAEGKQLPIQAFQLGINEYFGKRRLKKNILEHRFRNLFREIYRKKVVSIQMDDSLKRFQNLYGMNQTEIQDLNTMVKKFKKELEKEYEEKLNLETEKKKMQNVFGMYVDPVIVESLMNNTLSLDQKGKEQEVSVLFSDIRGYTTLSEKMKPEQVISFLNEYFTAMTEVILGYGGMIDKYIGDSIMCLFGAPVFQEDHRQNALDCAVEMVQVFELWQPKWEQIYGFVPQIGIGLASGKAIVGNVGSFQKLSYTAVGDTVNMASRLESIAKPMEVYVSEGLYNFLPEEYANKYKYEELEPVKIKGKEGLHRILSVKPI; the protein is encoded by the coding sequence GTGGATTTAGAAAAAGAAGAAATCGTTCGTGTCCTGGTCCTAGAACCTCAAAAGAAATCGTATGATACCATCTCCCAACTGCTCAGTGAGTGGTTTGGAGATTACATCGAGTTAACTTGGCGATCCGTTTTCGAAAATGGGGCTCAGGAAATCAAAAAAGCTCAGTATGATCTATTAATTACTGAAATCCAATTCCCTGAATTAGAAGATTCACCCGAATCAATATTAGAAATGATTATGGATTTAGCCGGTCCATCTGAACTTCCCGTTGTTGTGTTTACCAAAGCAGAGGGAAAACAACTCCCAATCCAAGCCTTTCAATTAGGAATTAATGAATACTTCGGCAAACGACGGTTAAAGAAGAATATTTTAGAACATAGATTCCGCAATTTGTTTAGAGAAATATATCGCAAAAAAGTTGTCTCGATTCAAATGGATGATAGTTTAAAAAGATTTCAAAATCTTTATGGGATGAACCAAACAGAGATTCAAGATTTGAATACGATGGTCAAAAAATTTAAGAAGGAACTGGAAAAAGAATACGAAGAGAAATTAAATTTAGAAACCGAAAAAAAGAAAATGCAAAATGTTTTCGGTATGTATGTAGATCCCGTTATTGTTGAAAGTTTGATGAACAATACACTCTCTCTTGATCAAAAAGGAAAAGAACAGGAAGTTTCTGTATTGTTTTCGGATATTCGTGGTTATACGACACTTTCGGAAAAAATGAAACCTGAGCAGGTCATTTCTTTTTTAAATGAATACTTTACTGCTATGACAGAAGTGATCCTTGGTTACGGCGGAATGATCGATAAATATATTGGAGATTCTATCATGTGTTTGTTTGGTGCTCCAGTGTTTCAAGAAGACCATAGACAAAATGCTTTAGATTGTGCTGTGGAAATGGTGCAAGTGTTTGAACTATGGCAGCCCAAATGGGAACAAATTTATGGTTTTGTTCCACAGATTGGAATCGGCCTTGCATCAGGTAAGGCAATTGTTGGAAACGTTGGTTCTTTTCAAAAACTCTCGTATACTGCGGTTGGAGATACAGTCAACATGGCAAGTCGATTGGAATCAATTGCGAAACCAATGGAAGTTTATGTTTCTGAGGGGTTGTATAATTTTTTACCAGAGGAATATGCCAATAAATATAAATACGAAGAATTAGAGCCTGTAAAAATTAAAGGAAAGGAAGGTTTACACCGAATCCTCAGTGTAAAACCTATTTAA
- a CDS encoding ATP-dependent Clp protease adaptor ClpS produces MTEENLPTTFEETKTNFDSIYFYFVILFNDSIHEFSYVEDCLMKLCFKTKKEAKKIAMEAHTNGKAVCFQGSMEECETVAENMTSANLTVILGV; encoded by the coding sequence ATGACAGAAGAGAACCTACCGACTACATTTGAAGAAACAAAAACCAATTTTGATTCTATTTACTTTTACTTTGTCATTCTTTTTAACGACTCCATCCATGAATTTTCATATGTAGAAGATTGTTTGATGAAACTTTGTTTCAAAACAAAAAAGGAAGCAAAAAAAATTGCCATGGAAGCACATACCAATGGGAAAGCAGTTTGTTTTCAAGGTAGTATGGAAGAATGTGAAACCGTTGCAGAGAATATGACAAGTGCCAATTTAACTGTGATTTTAGGTGTATGA
- a CDS encoding hydrogenase-4 subunit E, with amino-acid sequence MEKITGLTNFNGVYHQFIIRDQKLIREEVGSKKSNIDFLLDPQYPVWLVRHTFGQDMGAEDYSELKEEDYLSENRGKNLSLHQKTGIVRDLSYHGLSVPFHEGTYSHAVGPIHAGIIEPGHFRFVVEGEVIRHLTIRLGFQHRAIREKINGKSMAEVMPFSETISGDTSVGYAKAFAQIYEEMYGISVSKSVSLFRSFLIELERIAVHIGDLGGISEDIGYYPLYGVCVTDRGAALGLMETWTGNRFGKAAIRPGKVRVNRRITAKQAKDAFFNLKKVYFKKVRPQILRALSVSTLKERMQGCGFISELDVQKHGFLGMVARMAGVGDDLRINDPDYPGWTALPLQEEHHHYNGDVWARMYIRYSEIEQSLGWMESHLDEIDWESLWSDNDFANLNSIEKNGKAKAGIYTAAVEAWRGPLLVSLDMDSEGLIKNSYIRDPSVLNWHALELAVRGEQVGDFPLNNKSFNLSYVGFDL; translated from the coding sequence ATGGAAAAGATAACAGGCCTTACTAATTTTAATGGTGTTTACCACCAATTTATCATTCGCGACCAAAAGTTGATTCGAGAAGAAGTAGGATCTAAAAAAAGTAATATCGATTTTTTACTAGATCCTCAGTATCCAGTTTGGCTTGTTCGACATACATTCGGCCAAGATATGGGTGCAGAAGATTATTCTGAGTTAAAAGAAGAAGACTATTTATCAGAGAATAGAGGTAAAAATCTTTCTTTACACCAAAAAACAGGTATCGTTAGAGATTTATCTTACCACGGACTCTCTGTTCCTTTTCATGAAGGAACATATTCTCATGCAGTGGGACCCATTCACGCAGGAATCATCGAACCTGGTCATTTTAGGTTTGTTGTGGAAGGTGAAGTCATTCGCCACTTAACCATCCGATTGGGTTTTCAACACCGTGCCATTCGTGAGAAAATTAACGGAAAATCTATGGCAGAGGTGATGCCCTTTTCCGAAACTATTTCTGGTGATACTAGCGTTGGTTATGCGAAAGCATTTGCGCAAATTTATGAAGAGATGTATGGAATCTCCGTTTCCAAAAGTGTATCTTTGTTTAGATCTTTTCTGATTGAACTGGAACGTATTGCAGTTCATATCGGAGACTTGGGTGGAATCTCTGAAGATATTGGATATTATCCTTTGTATGGAGTATGTGTGACGGATCGTGGGGCTGCTCTTGGTCTTATGGAAACTTGGACTGGAAATCGATTTGGAAAAGCGGCCATTCGGCCAGGTAAGGTTCGTGTCAATCGACGTATTACCGCAAAACAAGCAAAAGATGCTTTTTTTAATTTAAAGAAGGTATATTTTAAAAAAGTTCGTCCACAAATTTTGAGAGCTTTGTCTGTTTCTACGTTGAAAGAACGGATGCAGGGTTGTGGTTTTATTTCTGAATTGGATGTGCAAAAACATGGTTTTTTGGGAATGGTGGCGCGAATGGCGGGAGTAGGTGACGATTTAAGAATCAATGATCCTGATTATCCTGGTTGGACAGCCTTACCTTTACAGGAGGAACACCACCATTATAATGGAGATGTTTGGGCTCGAATGTACATTCGTTATTCGGAGATCGAACAATCGTTAGGTTGGATGGAGTCGCATTTGGATGAAATTGATTGGGAATCTTTATGGTCTGACAATGATTTTGCGAATTTAAACTCAATTGAAAAAAATGGGAAAGCCAAGGCAGGAATTTATACTGCCGCTGTTGAAGCCTGGCGTGGACCACTTCTTGTTTCTTTGGATATGGATTCTGAAGGTTTGATCAAAAACTCTTATATCCGGGATCCTTCCGTTCTCAATTGGCATGCCTTGGAGTTGGCAGTTCGAGGAGAACAGGTCGGTGATTTCCCATTAAACAACAAATCATTTAATCTTAGTTATGTTGGGTTTGATTTATGA
- a CDS encoding class I SAM-dependent RNA methyltransferase, translated as MDKVIVESLDSDFSGIVTAPNGKKVNVFFTYPGDELIVEYVKRRPRQRSLRINETIRNHDWNLVKCNVFGECGGCTGQHIDYKEQLNLKFSPIIDGFQKDLGISIQSIPSEQIYEYRSRMDFSVFPGPIIGQRQRGNFRKVVPITSCSIQSNWANQALKDVQSVLNQMPEIIWDRRSEEGGLKYLTIRKAQNTNDGILIFTFTDGYESHPSMENFRKLCLNSLTQESLLFCYNRPKSEVSAFGRPEILRGKSTFIESVLGKSFEIPFDSFFQPNPKGFLPILSFIKERLPKTGKNLIDLFCGNGFFSLLYGDSFEHIDGYELTESSIEIASQTFQRTYPNKSHSFQIANLFMSIEPLKERDNATLILDPPRAGAGKLVNQWIRDFGPEYVFYVSCNPYSQKEDVSIFLPQYDFVDGIIIDPYPHTPHTESVLFFQRKPK; from the coding sequence TTGGACAAAGTTATTGTGGAAAGTTTGGATTCCGATTTTTCGGGGATCGTCACTGCACCTAACGGAAAAAAGGTGAATGTGTTTTTTACCTACCCTGGAGATGAATTAATTGTAGAGTATGTCAAACGAAGACCAAGACAAAGATCTTTGAGGATCAATGAAACCATCCGAAATCACGACTGGAATTTAGTGAAATGTAATGTGTTTGGAGAGTGCGGAGGATGTACGGGCCAACATATCGACTACAAAGAACAATTAAACTTAAAATTTTCACCCATCATTGATGGATTCCAAAAAGACTTAGGTATTTCAATCCAATCCATTCCTTCTGAACAAATTTATGAATACAGATCCAGAATGGATTTTTCTGTATTCCCTGGTCCCATCATCGGACAAAGGCAACGTGGAAACTTTCGAAAAGTTGTGCCAATTACATCTTGTTCCATCCAATCCAACTGGGCAAACCAGGCCCTAAAAGACGTACAATCTGTACTCAATCAAATGCCAGAAATCATTTGGGACCGAAGATCAGAAGAAGGTGGATTAAAATATCTCACGATCAGAAAAGCCCAAAACACAAATGATGGAATTTTGATTTTTACCTTTACTGATGGTTATGAATCACATCCTTCTATGGAAAATTTTCGTAAACTTTGTTTGAATTCCCTAACACAAGAATCTTTGCTTTTTTGTTATAACCGACCGAAATCAGAAGTTTCAGCCTTTGGTCGTCCAGAAATTTTACGTGGAAAATCAACCTTTATTGAATCTGTCCTTGGCAAATCATTTGAAATCCCTTTTGATTCTTTTTTCCAACCCAATCCCAAAGGTTTTTTACCGATCCTTTCGTTTATTAAAGAACGTTTACCAAAAACTGGAAAAAATTTAATCGATTTATTCTGTGGAAATGGCTTCTTTTCTCTGTTATACGGTGACTCATTCGAACATATAGATGGTTATGAACTCACCGAGTCTTCAATTGAAATTGCTTCCCAAACCTTCCAAAGAACATATCCGAACAAATCTCATTCTTTTCAAATTGCAAATTTGTTTATGTCAATTGAACCATTAAAAGAAAGGGATAACGCAACTTTGATTTTAGATCCACCTAGAGCGGGTGCCGGAAAATTAGTAAACCAGTGGATACGAGATTTTGGACCGGAGTATGTCTTCTATGTCTCTTGTAATCCTTATTCACAAAAAGAAGATGTGTCCATTTTTCTTCCCCAATATGATTTTGTGGATGGAATTATCATAGACCCCTACCCGCACACTCCTCATACAGAATCAGTGCTTTTCTTTCAAAGAAAACCCAAATAA
- a CDS encoding DNA alkylation repair protein has product MKQIQEQILSDLKKEGNKEKAEFFPKFFKTGPGEYGEGDKFLGVTVPIQRKVAKKYYKEIDIPALKSLITSPFHEVRLTTLFILVLKFESKDITEKKQKEIFDFYLKHISSINNWDLVDSSADKILGAFLFQRQRDVLNKLHTSKDLWKNRISILSTFYFIRKNDFNDTLRYCESYLTHKHDLIHKATGWMLREVGNRDKKILNRFLQSNAAKMPRTMLRYAIEKFPESERKFWLSIK; this is encoded by the coding sequence ATGAAGCAAATACAAGAGCAGATTCTATCTGATCTAAAAAAAGAAGGAAACAAAGAAAAGGCAGAATTTTTTCCTAAGTTCTTTAAAACTGGACCAGGCGAATATGGTGAAGGTGACAAGTTTTTAGGAGTCACTGTTCCCATCCAAAGAAAGGTAGCAAAAAAATATTATAAAGAAATCGATATCCCTGCTCTCAAATCACTCATCACTTCCCCATTTCACGAAGTAAGATTAACAACTCTATTTATTTTAGTTCTGAAATTTGAGTCCAAGGATATCACTGAAAAAAAACAAAAAGAGATTTTTGATTTTTATCTCAAACATATAAGTTCAATCAACAATTGGGATCTAGTCGATTCAAGTGCCGACAAAATCCTCGGTGCCTTCTTATTTCAAAGGCAAAGAGATGTCCTAAATAAACTCCATACCTCTAAGGATCTATGGAAAAATCGAATTTCAATTTTAAGCACATTTTACTTTATTCGAAAAAATGACTTTAACGATACGTTACGATATTGTGAATCTTATTTAACACACAAACATGATCTGATCCACAAAGCCACCGGATGGATGTTACGTGAGGTTGGGAACAGAGACAAAAAAATCCTAAACCGTTTTTTACAATCTAACGCAGCAAAGATGCCAAGAACGATGCTACGTTATGCAATCGAAAAATTTCCAGAATCTGAAAGAAAATTCTGGTTATCCATTAAGTAA
- a CDS encoding adenylate/guanylate cyclase domain-containing protein translates to MVFSKRLFYFLPSILFFTGFLSNTTAQVLLTNQILDLRSETSFGQTVHKWSFKPGDSPLVSGEKEDDLYLDEENGQTKALRFAHAQPLLEESVRNGWISGFQIQTAWDKVRDGDGELYFPDFAQFQSTYQGYAWYRTEIQISEEDIRSKFKSRNLTVRLGQISQADAVYWNGKFIGGTGLHLDTEVGTALEDKSLYTDKIRFYQIPIDQLKTDEPNVLAVRVYAKYPLSPGLSHDKFYISSVKYAERAEYWNDFKKIFVIVLTMLLGSFYLYWQFLFRNEDDATIYFALGSIFMALNTLFQSQIIYSIVGDGFWIKKIEYFAWIGLVHLLFNFIVRFAHVRFGWIAVTNRYIDIAGVLSMVVALFSPNLFFLSEFFIYWSFVTILLGVSLFYIIFLGRKVPSMGTVSLGFLAFITLILNDIFVEMQWEWYPSHTYLKDYAFAAFSVSVALSIVKNMIDSRRLVEKQREEKDRLSRYFSPAVMETIVADNIKLGGEERDIATLFSDIVGFTTFAEKNPPGVVLQNLNTIFESLSDLIFHYSATLDKFIGDAIMAFWGAPKQTELDAYHAIACAVDMQKKMEEINRDLGLPPGTFRLRIGVNYGEAIVGNIGSVKRMDYTVIGDAVNTAARLESHGIPGKVAVSEAAYLAAGGSEYIEYEDIKELSLKGKSEPVKVYFVTKVKPRT, encoded by the coding sequence ATGGTTTTTTCGAAAAGACTCTTTTATTTCCTGCCTAGTATCCTATTTTTTACGGGATTTCTCTCAAACACCACGGCCCAAGTCCTTCTGACCAACCAAATTTTGGACCTTAGGTCAGAGACTTCTTTTGGTCAAACAGTTCACAAGTGGAGTTTTAAACCGGGAGACTCTCCTCTCGTTTCAGGAGAAAAAGAAGATGATTTATATTTAGATGAAGAAAATGGACAGACTAAAGCATTACGTTTTGCTCATGCCCAACCTCTTTTGGAAGAATCTGTGCGAAATGGTTGGATCTCTGGGTTTCAAATCCAAACAGCCTGGGATAAAGTAAGAGACGGAGATGGAGAATTGTATTTCCCTGACTTTGCTCAATTCCAAAGTACTTACCAAGGATATGCTTGGTATCGAACAGAAATTCAGATTTCAGAAGAGGACATTCGGTCAAAATTTAAATCCAGAAATTTAACAGTTCGTTTGGGTCAAATCAGCCAAGCAGATGCAGTGTATTGGAATGGAAAGTTTATCGGAGGAACTGGCCTCCACTTAGATACAGAAGTTGGAACAGCATTAGAAGATAAGTCCCTTTACACCGATAAAATTCGGTTTTACCAGATTCCCATAGACCAACTCAAAACAGATGAACCCAATGTTCTTGCAGTTCGTGTGTATGCAAAATATCCTTTAAGCCCTGGTTTATCACATGATAAGTTTTATATTTCATCTGTAAAATATGCGGAAAGAGCAGAGTATTGGAACGATTTCAAAAAGATATTTGTGATCGTATTGACCATGTTACTTGGAAGTTTTTATTTATACTGGCAGTTTTTGTTCAGAAACGAAGACGACGCTACTATTTATTTTGCGTTAGGTTCTATTTTTATGGCATTGAATACTTTGTTCCAAAGCCAAATTATTTATTCGATTGTGGGCGATGGATTTTGGATCAAAAAAATAGAATATTTTGCTTGGATAGGACTTGTACATTTACTGTTTAACTTTATCGTTCGGTTTGCCCACGTAAGATTCGGTTGGATTGCTGTCACCAATCGCTACATTGATATCGCTGGAGTTCTGTCAATGGTAGTGGCTCTATTTTCTCCGAATTTGTTTTTTCTTTCGGAGTTTTTTATCTATTGGAGTTTTGTGACTATATTACTTGGTGTTTCCTTGTTTTATATCATTTTCCTTGGAAGAAAAGTCCCTTCTATGGGGACAGTTTCACTCGGATTTTTAGCCTTCATCACTCTAATACTCAATGATATCTTTGTTGAAATGCAATGGGAATGGTATCCTAGTCATACGTATTTAAAGGATTATGCTTTTGCAGCTTTTTCTGTGTCGGTTGCTCTTTCGATTGTAAAGAACATGATTGATTCTAGAAGACTAGTTGAAAAACAAAGAGAAGAAAAAGATAGGCTCTCTCGGTATTTTTCGCCTGCGGTCATGGAAACCATCGTTGCCGATAATATCAAGTTAGGTGGCGAGGAGAGAGACATTGCTACTTTGTTTTCTGATATCGTAGGTTTTACCACTTTTGCAGAAAAAAATCCTCCCGGTGTAGTTTTACAAAATTTAAACACAATCTTTGAATCCTTGTCTGATTTGATATTTCATTATTCAGCCACTTTGGATAAGTTCATTGGAGATGCTATTATGGCATTTTGGGGTGCGCCTAAACAAACAGAATTAGATGCATACCATGCAATTGCTTGTGCTGTTGATATGCAAAAAAAAATGGAAGAAATCAATCGTGACTTAGGGCTTCCTCCTGGAACTTTCCGGTTGCGGATTGGGGTCAATTATGGAGAGGCTATTGTAGGGAATATTGGTTCTGTGAAAAGAATGGATTACACTGTTATTGGTGACGCAGTGAATACTGCTGCCAGATTAGAAAGCCATGGGATTCCAGGAAAGGTGGCAGTTTCTGAAGCCGCTTATTTGGCTGCTGGTGGGAGTGAATACATTGAATATGAAGATATCAAAGAACTCTCCCTCAAAGGAAAGTCGGAGCCGGTCAAAGTGTACTTTGTGACAAAAGTAAAACCCAGAACATAA
- a CDS encoding SpoIID/LytB domain-containing protein produces MQKSMIILCLAIIGQIGCASVMVTNWSPEEPNFKSKPVRVFLGYATDEEVFKSSGEIIVRDANDLTIKKAYDFLSLNPTAIKAPISIQSNSEWIEYKGVSYRGSILLKPIEGKVFIINLVPIELYLLSVVPSEVSASWPKEALKAQAVCARTYVVREMLNRKKQEFDVDTSTNTQVYKGKNKEHRNTTEAVFETEGLILIHKGQPIQSFFHSNAGGYTEDPVNVWGSPVEYLKPVPSEYDKDGEQYSWEEKWKTDFINTNLRDLGVGEIQDILVTSRFPSSRVNEMEIIGTSGSKKIKAIEFRKKLGATKLKSTRFGIRKEDSGDYFVKGLGSGHGVGMSQWGSFAMAKSQFNHREILQHYFKGIEFARIVAR; encoded by the coding sequence ATTCAAAAATCGATGATCATTCTTTGTCTGGCCATTATAGGGCAAATCGGTTGTGCGAGTGTAATGGTTACCAATTGGTCACCTGAAGAACCAAATTTTAAATCCAAACCAGTTCGCGTTTTTCTCGGTTATGCGACAGACGAAGAAGTATTCAAATCTTCAGGTGAAATCATTGTTCGCGATGCCAATGACCTAACAATAAAAAAGGCTTATGACTTTTTATCATTGAATCCGACTGCGATCAAAGCACCAATCTCAATCCAAAGTAATTCAGAATGGATTGAATACAAAGGAGTCAGTTACAGAGGTTCTATTTTACTCAAACCAATCGAAGGAAAAGTTTTTATTATTAATTTAGTGCCGATCGAATTGTATCTTTTGTCTGTTGTTCCTTCTGAAGTGAGTGCCTCTTGGCCCAAAGAAGCCCTGAAAGCACAAGCGGTTTGTGCAAGGACTTATGTTGTAAGAGAAATGTTGAACCGAAAAAAACAAGAGTTTGATGTAGATACTTCTACCAATACACAAGTGTACAAAGGGAAAAATAAAGAACATAGAAATACAACTGAGGCAGTTTTTGAAACAGAAGGATTAATTTTAATTCACAAAGGACAACCCATCCAAAGTTTTTTCCATTCGAATGCTGGTGGGTATACAGAAGATCCCGTCAATGTTTGGGGAAGTCCTGTCGAATACTTAAAACCTGTTCCTTCTGAATATGACAAAGATGGAGAACAATACTCTTGGGAAGAAAAATGGAAAACTGACTTTATCAATACCAACTTACGAGACTTAGGTGTTGGAGAAATCCAAGACATCCTCGTGACAAGCCGTTTCCCCTCTTCCCGTGTGAATGAAATGGAAATTATTGGAACTTCCGGATCCAAAAAAATCAAAGCAATTGAGTTTCGAAAAAAACTAGGTGCCACTAAATTGAAGTCCACACGATTTGGGATCCGCAAGGAGGACTCTGGAGATTATTTCGTAAAAGGCCTTGGTTCCGGTCATGGCGTGGGAATGTCCCAATGGGGAAGTTTTGCTATGGCAAAAAGTCAATTCAACCACAGGGAAATCCTACAACATTATTTCAAAGGAATCGAATTCGCAAGAATAGTTGCTAGATAG